From the Penaeus monodon isolate SGIC_2016 chromosome 3, NSTDA_Pmon_1, whole genome shotgun sequence genome, the window CAGGAAGCTCATCATTTAGAAATAGTGAAATAGTGTGCAAACAAACATAGTTTGAAATGTCAcctgaaatattaaatatataaactgaTGCTATCTGTAACTAGAGGCTTCTAGGTGAAACAAAAGAGAATAAATGTAAAGCATCATTGCAGAAACATCTGTCAGTGCAGATGAGAACTTAATGATGATTCCCATATTGATTCCATCTTCCAACGCTCTAACAAGTATTGTGACTTGTTTGAAGTAACATCAGAagctatatacataatactatagcTGTCCTCATTGAGATGTGCGCACGGGGAAATAACTATTAACTGGAGTTGCGTACGGTCCTAAACGACTCTCAGCCGGCAAGTCCGTCTCCGTATATTTTGCTATTTGGCACATCAgttgtgcgaaaaaaaaaatttccgtattatcattattattttcatgattatcatcatcattaagtagCATTCAATTCAATATCTCAACCACTCCCATACACGGATATGTCTCTTCATAAGTTCTGgccatgataaccataatgaaagTATGTAAGGCAGAACCATTTCATTTCAGATATTTTCTAGCGGAAATATGCCCATGCATCTCAAGTATCACAATTACTCTCATTAATTTTGGATCTTGCAATATTCGGCGGATCAGAATCGTTTCACTCAGGCGATACAATTTATATCAAGTAAAACAGGATATGAAGAGCAAATATACCTAAAGTTTGTGCCCCGGCCATTGTAATCAGAGTTTCCAACATTCGTGGGTTCATGACTGCTCCCATACATGATCAGATCTTTATGCTTAACTGCATAGATAAGGTAACTGAAATTACccaatgttagaaaaaaaaatgaatagataaatgccCTTTTCAAATTGTTTCTCGATCCATTATTTGTCTACATCGCTTTCCTTCTCTATCACTAGCTATTTGtctcttcatttatctatccatctgtatatatctacatgaGTCCATAAACATACTTGTATGTTcatatgcctgtgtatgtatgtatatgcatgcaactatgtgtgtgtgtgtgtgtgtgtgtgctgtatggatatatatatatatatatatatatatatatatatatatatatatatatatatatatatatatatgcatatatgtgcatgtacacacacacccacacacatatatgtgtgtgtgtgtgtatatataaaccaggtgtgtgcatatatataatatatatatatatatatccacacacctgtttatatatacacacacacacacatatagttgcatgcatatacatacatacacaggcatatgAACATACAAGTATGTTTATGGACtcatgtagatatatacagatggatagataaatgaagagaCAAATAGCTAGTGATAGAGAAGGAAAGCGATGTAAAGACAAATAATGGATCGAGAAACAATTTGAAAAGggcatttatctattcatttttttttctaacattggGTAATTTCAGTTACCTTATCTATGCAGTTAAGCATAAAGATCTGATCATGTATGGGAGCAGTCATGAACCCACGAATGTTGGAAACTCTGATTACAATGGCCGGGGCACAAACTTTAGGTATATTTGCTCTTCATATCCTGTTTTACTTGATATAAATTGTATCGCCTGAGTGAAACGATTCTGATCCGCCGAATATTGCAAGATCCAAAATTAATGAGAGTAATTGTGATACTTGAGATGCATGGGCATATTTCCGCTAGAAAATATCTGAAATGAAATGGTTCTGCCTTACATActttcattatggttatcatggcCAGAACTTATGAAGAGACATATCCGTGTATGGGAGTGGTTGAGATATTGAATTGAATGctacttaatgatgatgataatcatgaaaataataatgataatacggaaattttttttttcgcacaacTGATGTGCCAAATAGCAAAATATACGGAGACGGACTTGCCGGCTGAGAGTCGTTTAGGACCGTACGCAACTCCAGTTAATAGTTATTTCCCCGTGCGCACATCTCAATGAGGACAgctatagtattatgtatatagctTCTGATGTTACTTCAAACAAGTCACAATACTTGTTAGAGCGTTGGAAGATGGAATCAATATGGGAATCATCATTAAGTTCTCATCTGCACTGACAGATGTTTCTGCAATGATGCTTTACATTTATTCTCTTTTGTTTCACCTAGAAGCCTCTAGTTACAGATAGCAgcagtttatatatttaatatttcaggTGACATTTCAAACTATGTTTGTTTGCACACTATTTCACTATTTCTAAATGATGAGCTTCCTGTATCTGTAGTGTAATTGGCAGTTCATAAAATCGCCTGTTACTCATGCCCAAAGTCACTCATACAGGGTAATGTGGGTGGCTGATTGTAACTTCACAACTGTAAGTGTTTGAAATCACAtgttatttagattatatatatatatatatatatatatatatatatatatatatatatatatatatatatatatatatataacaatctttTAGGATATGTAATACAAATGAATGGTAATAGAATTTTCGTTTAATTAATAAATAGTCATCAAATGTATATTCAAGTTTGTTTCATTTAAGCATAGGTAGGAGCAGGATTGTAAGCAGGGGCGGGCGTGTAAACAGGGGCGGGCTTGTAAGCAGGGGTGGGCTTGTAAGCAGGGGagggcttgtaggcaggagcaggcttgtactcggggtactgggcttcaccctcgtagctgacctcagccacgtagccagagtcgccgttgacagtgtaggcgaccttctgcagacgaccgtcaGGAAGGAGAACGTAGTAAGAACCCTGAGTATCGTAACCATCGCGAGCTTCttggtgaccgaagtcgtttccGGAGTAATCGTCCTTCACGGCATAATTGAAGTCATACTTGGCAGGAGCCTAAAGAAAAGTGAAATTAATATGTATCAGATATGAACATTGGTAACGATTTGTATCTTGATGAAATATATGTCTAAAATTATCGGtataggaatgtttttcttacgTCGTAGGTTGCAGGAGGAGTATATCCGTAGGAAAGCTGTGAAGGAACAGCCAAAGTTACGGCCACAAGGGCGAGAGCGAGGATGGTCTGAAATTAGgcataaattttaaagttttgaaaataATTGCTAATGTAATATagtacatgcacccacacacttacatacataatatatttgacTTTGGGCGGTAAACATTATGCATTATGAAAAGGATAAGGGATTCTCACCTTAGTGAACATGATGGTGAAGATAGATCGAGTGTGATACTCAGAACATCGAGCTGTTGGCTTTTATACTCGTAACAGAAAAAGACACGCCCtacgcccctccctttccctcctgtaACCAACCTTTACCTTGGTAGAGGAAGACGTAAGTACTTTCCGTTGTTCGAAATGAGAATGATAGTCTTTGTCGAATCTATCTAATCCGTGTGTGATTTTGATTTCACCTtattttctgattctctctctctctctctctctctcacacacacaaaatgaagatatataaagataatttgtGATAAAGAGATAGACGGAGCGTCTTTTTAAGCAGCAATTATTCCTGTTTATTgtcgtttcttttctttacagTTAGAAATGACACAGCAAACTCATATTGTCTCCACAACATAACATATAAGGTGTTAATATCAGACTGCGACAAGCAGCGCAGTGGCCTTTGATGAGCA encodes:
- the LOC119595868 gene encoding cuticle protein 7-like isoform X3, which produces MFTKTILALALVAVTLAVPSQLSYGYTPPATYDAPAKYDFNYAVKDDYSGNDFGHQEARDGYDTQGSYYVLLPDGRLQKVAYTVNGDSGYVAEVSYEGEAQYPEYKPAPAYKPSPAYKPTPAYKPAPVYTPAPAYNPAPTYA
- the LOC119595868 gene encoding cuticle protein 7-like isoform X2, which encodes MFTKTILALALVAVTLAVPSQLSYGYTPPATYDAPAKYDFNYAVKDDYSGNDFGHQEARDGYDTQGSYYVLLPDGRLQKVAYTVNGDSGYVAEVSYEGEAQYPEYKPAPAYKPSPAYKPTPAYKPAPVYTPAPAYNPAPTYA